A part of Myxococcus landrumus genomic DNA contains:
- a CDS encoding metallothionein produces MTRNATMVAAGLLATGLLLLAPRAASACEAHARAAQAKAEKSTEKASPDSAVAPTQAEARPATGEQARPLEAIDSLMAAKCQCGSKADCTCKKGSCECSNCKPKRQMMDALRGRPAKLKLDEARRTDASAGIFI; encoded by the coding sequence ATGACACGCAACGCGACGATGGTGGCCGCGGGGCTGCTGGCCACCGGTCTGCTGCTGCTCGCGCCCCGCGCGGCGAGCGCCTGCGAGGCCCACGCCCGCGCCGCTCAAGCCAAGGCGGAGAAGTCCACGGAGAAGGCGTCTCCAGACTCCGCCGTGGCCCCCACCCAGGCGGAGGCTCGTCCCGCGACGGGTGAGCAGGCGCGTCCGCTGGAGGCCATCGACTCGCTCATGGCCGCCAAGTGCCAGTGTGGCAGCAAGGCGGACTGCACCTGCAAGAAGGGCTCGTGCGAGTGCTCCAACTGCAAGCCCAAGCGGCAGATGATGGACGCGCTGCGCGGTCGTCCCGCGAAGCTGAAGCTGGACGAGGCGCGCCGCACCGACGCCTCCGCCGGCATCTTCATCTGA
- a CDS encoding class I SAM-dependent methyltransferase produces the protein MRHALVQLLRCPRCRRGALRPEAPAAVLLFGPLRCPDCRASYPVAEGVADLMLEPALASGLQRGLERRFVARSYERYVRPALQRALLRQPMDTDSEYLIYRSLLGSPDGPVLDVGCGTGLVARRLAREPGFPLVAGQDVSSAMLEEGVAQVREAGATVDFLRAQAPYLPFQDETLGAVLMADSLHYVEDLGRLMLEVVRVLRPGGRWVASTYAPPGSASGFLHRRVGLHPRGESTLRAAASAAGLVRFERVALPPLLVLKAEKASAETLR, from the coding sequence ATGCGGCACGCGCTCGTCCAGCTCCTTCGATGCCCCCGATGCCGACGCGGCGCCCTTCGTCCCGAGGCGCCCGCGGCTGTCCTGTTGTTCGGCCCGCTGCGCTGCCCTGACTGTCGCGCCAGCTATCCGGTGGCCGAGGGCGTGGCGGACCTGATGCTCGAGCCGGCGCTGGCCAGCGGACTTCAGCGAGGGCTGGAGCGCCGCTTCGTGGCCCGTTCCTACGAGCGCTACGTGCGCCCCGCCCTCCAGCGCGCGCTGCTGCGCCAGCCGATGGACACGGACAGCGAGTACCTCATCTACCGCAGCCTGCTGGGCAGCCCCGACGGGCCGGTGTTGGACGTCGGCTGCGGCACGGGACTGGTGGCGCGGCGGCTGGCGCGCGAGCCGGGCTTCCCGCTGGTGGCGGGGCAGGACGTGTCCTCGGCGATGTTGGAGGAAGGCGTGGCCCAGGTGCGCGAGGCGGGGGCCACGGTGGACTTCCTTCGCGCGCAAGCACCCTATCTCCCGTTCCAGGATGAGACGCTCGGCGCGGTGCTGATGGCCGACTCGCTGCACTACGTCGAAGACCTGGGCCGGCTGATGCTGGAGGTGGTGCGGGTGCTGCGTCCGGGGGGCCGCTGGGTGGCGAGCACGTATGCGCCGCCGGGCTCCGCGTCCGGGTTCCTGCACCGCCGCGTGGGACTTCACCCTCGGGGGGAGTCCACCTTGCGCGCGGCGGCCAGCGCGGCGGGACTGGTGCGCTTCGAGCGCGTCGCCCTGCCGCCGCTGCTGGTGCTCAAGGCGGAGAAGGCCTCCGCCGAAACACTCAGATGA